The window tgactttaaagagaatgagacgatgcaaaatgaggtttagaaggtgcttaaagtgactttaaagagaatgagacgatgcaaaatggtgtttagaaggtgcttaaggtgactttaaagagaatgagacgatgcaaaatgaggtttagaaggtgcttaaagtgactttaaagagaatgagacgatgcaaaatggtgtttagaaggtgcttaaggtgactttaaagagaatgagacgatgcaaaatgaggtttagaaggtgcttaaagtgactttaaagagaatgagacgatgcaaaatggtgtttagaaggtgcttaaggtgactttaaagagaatgagacgatgcaaaatgaggtttagaaggtgcttaaagtgactttaaagagaatgagacgatgcaaaatgaggtttagaaggtgcttaaggtgactttaaagagaatgagacgatgcaaaatgaggtttagaaggtgcttaaagtgactttaaagagaatgagacgatgcaaaatggtgtttagaaggtgcttaaggtgactttaaagagaatgagacgatgcaaaatgaggtttagaaggtgcttaaggtgactttaaagagaatgagacgatgcaaaatggtctttagaaggtgcttaaagtgactttaaagagaatgagacgatgcaaaatgaggtttagaaggtgcttaaggtgactttaaagagaatgagacgatgcaaaatgaggtttagaaggtgcttaaagtgactttaaagagaatgagacgatgcaaaatggtgtttagaaggtgcttaaggtgactttaaagagaatgagacgatgcaaaatgaggtttagaaggtgcttaaagtgactttaaagagaatgagacgatgcaaaatggtgtttagaaggtgcttaaggtgactttaaagagaatgagacgatgcaaaatgaggtttagaaggtgcttaaagtgactttaaagagaatgagacgatgcaaaatggtgtttagaaggtgcttaaggtgactttaaagagaatgagacgatgcaaaatgaggtttagaaggtgcttaaagtgactttaaagagaatgagacgatgcaaaatggtgtttagaaggtgcttaaagtgactttaaagagaatgagacgatgcaaaatggtgtttagaaggtgcttaaagtgactttaaagagaatgagacgatgcaaaatggtgtttagaaggtgcttaaagtgactttaaagagaatgagacgatgcaaaatgaggtttagaaggtgcttaaggtgactttaaagagaatgagacgatgcaaaatgaggtttagaaggtgcttaaagtgactttaaagagaatgagacgatgcaaaatggtgtttagaaggtgcttaaggtgactttaaagagaatgagacgatgcaaaatgaggtttagaaggtgcttaaagtgactttaaagagaatgagacgatgcaaaatgaggtttagaaggtgcttaaagtgactttaaagagaatgagacgatgcaaaatggtgtttagaaggtgcttaaggtgactttaaagagaatgagacgatgcaaaatgaggtttagaaggtgcttaaagtgactttaaagagaatgagacgatgcaaaatgaggtttagaaggtgcttaaagtgactttaaagagaatgagacgatgcaaaatgaggtttagaaggtgcttaaggtgactttaaagagaatgagacgatgcaaaatgaggtttagaaggtgcttaaagtgactttaaagagaatgagacgatgcaaaatgaggtttagaaggtgcttaaagtgactttaaagagaatgagacgatgcaaaatggtgtttagaaggtgcttaaagtgactttaaagagaatgagacgatgcaaaatggtctttagaaggtgcttaaggtgactttaaagagaatgagacgatgcaaaatgaggtttagaaggtgcttaaagtgactttaaagagaatgagacgatgcaaaatgaggtttagaaggtgcttaaagtgactttaaagagaatgagacgatgcaaaatgaggtttagaaggtgcttaaagtgactttaaagagaatgagacgatgcaaaatgaggtttagaaggtgcttaaagtgactttaaagagaatgagacgatgcaaaatggtgtttagaaggtgcttaaagtgactttaaagagaatgagacgatgcaaaatgaggtttagaaggtgcttaaagtgactttaaagagaatgagacgatgcaaaatgaggtttagaaggtgcttaaagtgactttaaagagaatgagacgatgcaaaatgaggtttagaaggtgcttaaagtgactttaaagagaatgagacgatgcaaaatggtgtttagaaggtgcttaaggtgactttaaagagaatgagacgatgcaaaatgaggtttagaaggtgcttaaagtgactttaaagagaatgagacgatgcaaaatggtgtttagaaggtgcttaaggtgactttaaagagaatgagacgatgcaaaatggtgtttagaaggtgcttaaagtgactttaaagagaatgagacgatgcaaaatggtgtttagaaggtgcttaaggtgactttaaagagaatgagacgatgcaaaatggtctttagaaggtgcttaaagtgactttaaagagaatgagacgatgcaaaatgaggtttagaaggtgcttaaggtgactttaaagagaatgagacgatgcaaaatgaggtttagaaggtgcttaaagtgactttaaagagaatgagacgatgcaaaatgaggtttagaaggtgcttaaagtgactttaaagagaatgagacgatgcaaaatggtgtttagaagctgcttaaagtgactttaaagagaatgagacgatgcaaaatgaggtttagaaggtgcttaaagtgactttaaagagaatgagacgatgcaaaatggtgtttagaaggtgcttaaggtgactttaaagagaatgagacgatgcaaaatggtgtttagaaggtgcttaaggtgactttaaagagaatgagacgatgcaaaatggtctttagaaggtgcttaaagtgactttaaagagaatgagacgatgcaaaatgaggtttagaaggtgcttaaagtgactttaaagagaatgagacgatgcaaaatgaggtttagaaggtgcttaaagtgactttaaagagaatgagacgatgcaaaatggtgtttagaaggtgcttaaggtgactttaaagagaatgagacgatgcaaaatgaggtttagaaggtgcttaaagtgactttaaagagaatgagacgatgcaaaatggtgtttagaaggtgcttaaggtgactttaaagagaatgagacgatgcaaaatgaggtttagaaggtgcttaaagtgactttaaagagaatgagacgatgcaaaatggtgtttagaaggtgcttaaagtgactttaaagagaatgagacgatgcaaaatggtgtttagaaggtgcttaaagtgactttaaagagaatgagacgatgcaaaatggtgtttagaaggtgcttaaagtgactttaaagagaatgagacgatgcaaaatgaggtttagaaggtgcttaaggtgactttaaagagaatgagacgatgcaaaatgaggtttagaaggtgcttaaagtgactttaaagagaatgagacgatgcaaaatggtgtttagaaggtgcttaaggtgactttaaagagaatgagacgatgcaaaatgaggtttagaaggtgcttaaagtgactttaaagagaatgagacgatgcaaaatgaggtttagaaggtgcttaaagtgactttaaagagaatgagacgatgcaaaatggtgtttagaaggtgcttaaggtgactttaaagagaatgagacgatgcaaaatgaggtttagaaggtgcttaaagtgactttaaagagaatgagacgatgcaaaatggtgtttagaaggtgcttaaagtgactttaaagagaatgagacgatgcaaaatggtgtttagaaggtgcttaaggtgactttaaagagaatgagacgatgcaaaatgaggtttagaaggtgcttaaagtgactttaaagagaatgagacgatgcaaaatggtgtttagaaggtgcttaaggtgactttaaagagaatgagacgatgcaaaatggtgtttagaaggtgcttaaggtgactttaaagagaatgagacgatgcaaaatgaggtttagaaggtgcttaatgtgactttaaagagaataagacgatgcaaaatggtgtttagaaggtgcttaaggtgactttaaagagaatgagacgatgcaaaatgaggttgagAAGGTGCTTGTTCTCGCACGTAGCGATGGGCGAGTGTTTTGCACGTAGCgaaagcgaatgttttgcacgaagctaaagcgaatgttttgcacgaagctagagcgaatgttttgcacgaagaaTTCACACGTTGTAATTACTAGGTTAAAAAGGAACTTTATTTGCACCTTTTAATTAGATTGGCACGTAGCAGCTTGTTACTCGTAGGTATACGTAAGAAAAGCGAGAGAGCCCGTCGATCCGTTGATCGACGGTTTTATAGGTGTCATCGCTCCCCTCCACTTCCCTATGCGTGGGAGAGTTGCCCGTAGCGAAAGCTCTCCCACGCGCTCTCTCCTGTGACGTACCAGCACGCGGTGATAAGCTGACATTCCAGCACGCGGTCTGGCACGTCACACGATCTTCCGGGTCATGGAGGGGATTTGCCATAATTGATATGCGCTTatcgcatgatcgcgcggatgaCGTGATTGATCATGCGCTTatcgcatgatcgcgcggatgaCATAATTGTTTCGATTATAACGCGATTATTTCCCACAACCATTCCTCCCCCCTTTGGGACGCAGGCGACCGTCCCAAATTCCGCACGTAGGTGGTGGGTCGTCCTCATGCTCAGGGGTCGTCGGCGGCACGTAGCCAGGAGTCGAGTCAGGAGGACACTGCGCTGCTGATCCCTCAAGTTGTTCGTTTGGCGCTGCGTCGGATACGGAAGAGTCAGGTGCGCCCGAATGCTCCTTGGATACTTCCGTTTCAGCGGCCTCAACTGGGAGGGGTGCCAACAGCCTCACGTTGCGCTTGTAGATGCCGCTGCTTGTTCGTATGTCAGCGACACGTACGATGCCGTCGGGTCCCACGTAGGTTTTGACGACCAGGCCCATGGGCCATCGTCCAACGGGTAGGTTGTCATCACCGACTAGCACGATCTGGCCCGTCTGCAAGTTTGTAGTGCGTTTCGTCCACTTCGCACTACAACGCAACTGAGCAAGGTACTCAGTTCGCCAACGGGACCAGAATTGCTGAGCGAGTTTCTGGACTCGCTTCCAGCGAGTTTTGACACCGACCGTGTCATCGTCTCCAAGCGGGGCAGGAGTGGTGAATGATGCTCGTCCGATGAGGAAGTGCGCAGGGGTAAGTGCCTCTACCGATTCCGGACTGGAGTGGATTGCGGTGAGCGGCCTGGAGTTGAGAATGGCCGAAATTTGGTAGAGTAACGTCTGTAGCTCTACCAAGTTCAGCTGGGCTCCCTTTGCGGCGGCCTTGAACAATCGTTTTGCCACCTTGATGTTGGCCTCCCAAAGCTCTCCGAAGTTTGGGCTCCTGGGAGGGATAAACGAGAAACGAATTCCACTGTCCGCTGCCAAGCTCACCACTTCGTCCTGGAATTCCCGGTTGTTGTGAGTCTTGCGAAGCAGGGTCAATTCTCTGGCAGCTCCCACGAAGTTGCGGCCGTTGTCGGAGTAGATCGTGTCAGGTCTTCCACGTAGGGACACGAATCGTAATAGAGCTGAGATGAACGCCGATGTCGACTGATCTTCCACTACCTCCAAGTGCGTGGCCTTCGTAGTGAAACACACGAAGATACAAACGTAGACCGTTCTACGCTTGCCTGATCGAGCAtttgaaacgatttcgaagggGCCACACAGGTCCACGCCGGTGTGGGTGAAGGCGGGAGACACGTTGACGCGAGCCGACGGCAGCTGTCCCATCTGCTGGGCGTATTGTCTTGGGCGCGCTCGGGCACAAATTACGCATCTCGAGGTTACCCCGACGACTGTTCTTCGCAGGTCTCGCATCCAGAATCTCGCACGGAATTCGGCCATGATCAGCTCAGTTCCCGCATGGAAATTGTGCTCGTGCAAATGGCGGATGATTACGCGGGAGAAGGGATGCGACTTTGGTACTAGGAAAGGAACCTTGGCTTCGTCAGCCAGATCCGAGTTTCCTAGTCGTCCCCGTACGCAGATGATCTTATCCCTTACTATTGGGTCGAGGTGCTGCATCGAACCTTTGGGCGTAACTGACCCGGAGTCTTGCATCTCCTTGACCTCATTGGGAAAGCACGTAGCTTGCATCACCCGTACTATCAGTTGGAGTCCGTACTCCAATTCGTCGAGCTGAAGGGGTCCTGATTTTTTCTCCACGGAGGATGAGGGTGCGCGTAAGTTAAAGATTGCTCTACCGAGCCACGCGAAATGTCGTCTTGTCATGATGAACGAGTTGTGGTGCTTGTACTGGGATAACAAGTCATCACAATCGTTCCCCACCATGGCCGTCAACAATAGAGGAGCGTCGACAGCTTCCTCCAACGCAGTCACGTAGTTTAGTTGAGGCATAACTGGCCTTTCATCATTGACTATGAAACTCGGTCCGTTCAGCCAAAAACTCGCAGTCTCGCTGTTTATGAGCTTGTTGGCAGGAAGTCCTCTGGACACGAGGTCTGCTGGGTTGAGTTTCGTCGGCACGTAGCTCCAATCCAGACGATTCGTGGCAGCGTGAATTTTCTCCACCCGGTTCTTAACGTAGACTCCCCACTTGGTGTTGTCGGAACGTATCCAAGCCAGTACCACCTGAGAGTCAGTCCACCAACGAGTTTGGCTTATCCGGGTGCCAAAGGCGTCCTTTATTTTGGCATAAAGGCGAGCTAGGAGCAGAGCTCCTTGCAGTTCGAGTCGCGGCAAAGTCACCTCTTCGATGGGTGCCAATCGCGACCTGGAGCACAGCAACCGAGATTGCGGGTTTCCTTCACCGTCCAGAAAGCGAAGGTAAATGGCGCATCCAAAGGCCTTCGTAGATGCGTCGCTGAAGCCGTACATGATCGCGTCCTGAGGTTCGCTGGGCAGCGCCATCCTTGGGATTGGGAGCTGTCTGAGAAGCGGCAGGTGGCTGGCGAATCCGTTCCAGCTTTCGATCATGCGAGGTGATGCGGCTTCATCCCATCCGAAGCCATCTCGCCAGAGGTCTTGTAGCAGAATCTTTCCGGTGACTATCACTGGTTGGAGGATCCCGATAGGATCATACAGCTTGCCAACTTTGGATGCTAAACGTCGTTTCTCCAATGAACCCAAAGGCTCGTAGAACTCATCCTGGACTACGAGCTGGAACGTATCCTCTGTAGGGCACCAAGCCAGGCCGAGCAACTTGATGGCCTGCTTCTCACCAATCTGTACAGTTGTATCGCGGTGTTCCACCGGGATTTTACTGGTGATCTCTGGTGAGTTAGATGCCCACTTTCGCAATGGCATCCCGCGTATGTTGAGTGCTCGCTCGACGCTGGTCATAAGCTCACGTAGCTGCTCGGGAGTCGATGCGCCCAACGAAAGGTTGTCCACGTAGAACGATGATTGGATGGCGTCAGCTGTCTGGGGATCGGAAGTCCGCACTTCTTCCCCGGCTTCGAACAACGCCCTGCAGGCCAAATAAGACGAAGCAGCCTCACCGTACGTAACAGTGAGGAGTCTGAATAGTTGCATCGTGTCCTTTGGCTTGTCGCGCCACAGAATGCACTGCATCCAAGTGTCGGGCTCGGATACCCACACTTGACGGTACATCTTCACGATGTCGGCAGTCGCCACCACGGTTTGAGTACGGAAATCTAGCCAGATTCGGAACAAGTCAGGCTGGATCACGGGTCCTACGGCTTGGAGGTCGTTCAGCGAGATTCCCGTCGTTGATTTCGCGCTGGCGTCGAACACAACGCGTAGTTTTGTGGTAGTCGAGTCTGGCTTGACCACGCAAGAGTGGGGAATCACGTAGCGTACTTTGGGGAGCTCCTCCGTTGATACTGGGCACATGTGGCCCAGCTCTTGGTACTCTCGCATGAACTTTCGATATTCTGCGTAGGTGGGCTCATGGCTGGCGAGACGTCTTTCTAGGGCTAGCAAGCGGCGTCTTGCTTGCCCCATTGAATCTCCCAGCTGGTTTAGCTCCCCCCGTAAGGGAATTTGTACGATGTATCGTCCATCGTCAGCGATGGTGGTATGCTCCTTAAAGTGCGTCTCTAGTTCGTGAGACTTCCAAACCGTGGAGTCGGCGGCATCATTTGGGAGTTCTTCGATTCTCCAGAATCGTTCGAGGATCTCCTTTAGGTCATCGACGCACGTAGCTAGACAACTGTGTTCGTATAGATCGGCTGAAGTCGTGTCACGTAGCATTCCTCCCACGAGCCATCCGAATTTAGAATTCTGGAGGGTCAAGCCATTTGGGAGGCGACGCAGCCCTGTCTtgagtgcgtcgaagcatatTCTGGCACCTAAGATAGCGTCGATTGTTCCAGGATGGTAGAATTCCGCATCTGCTAGGAACTTGGCCTCTGGCAGGTCCAATTCGTCTTGTCTGATGGCACGAGCCGGTTGATCACTGAGACCGGGAATCACGAAGAATCCGACATCCTCAGAGCAG is drawn from Anopheles ziemanni unplaced genomic scaffold, idAnoZiCoDA_A2_x.2 U_15, whole genome shotgun sequence and contains these coding sequences:
- the LOC131292784 gene encoding uncharacterized protein LOC131292784, which encodes MNNEIENIVAEALRLLTALEGSVKEVAASLDAKMKPEVAAVKVDILASLWRDGNAALMRVESVTGPHPRRGPFTEAYAAAMAAATKRREGAASKPSILDTTMAGQPSRADHLPRIELPKFEGSPSEWPAFSSRFEKRVAGLTEDSDKFAFLIKCLERCDIARHSCEAFENAGMPFAQAWAKLEERFYKKRVAFMGHIRKILELPRMSSPSANALMRVIDVVETAVASARQIAEAGDSTSVVEDGLIVALVMDKLDAETIASVTRRADQQLIPTWVELRRELDGLANKIYYQPKRKEDADRARGANQRAARTVLAATVTPKPAAIASRPARRAPATQPAAAAIVPASTSTKDGNDPLSGANSSSDPAADSCQSRRASVDISQTEDIPLLDNYVLLATVAILIQDNMGMWQRIRCVLDSGSQIEAITKNAVKRLGLAMHPARLTLSGVGSKIPVTQQIRAKITSIDGSCSEDVGFFVIPGLSDQPARAIRQDELDLPEAKFLADAEFYHPGTIDAILGARICFDALKTGLRRLPNGLTLQNSKFGWLVGGMLRDTTSADLYEHSCLATCVDDLKEILERFWRIEELPNDAADSTVWKSHELETHFKEHTTIADDGRYIVQIPLRGELNQLGDSMGQARRRLLALERRLASHEPTYAEYRKFMREYQELGHMCPVSTEELPKVRYVIPHSCVVKPDSTTTKLRVVFDASAKSTTGISLNDLQAVGPVIQPDLFRIWLDFRTQTVVATADIVKMYRQVWVSEPDTWMQCILWRDKPKDTMQLFRLLTVTYGEAASSYLACRALFEAGEEVRTSDPQTADAIQSSFYVDNLSLGASTPEQLRELMTSVERALNIRGMPLRKWASNSPEITSKIPVEHRDTTVQIGEKQAIKLLGLAWCPTEDTFQLVVQDEFYEPLGSLEKRRLASKVGKLYDPIGILQPVIVTGKILLQDLWRDGFGWDEAASPRMIESWNGFASHLPLLRQLPIPRMALPSEPQDAIMYGFSDASTKAFGCAIYLRFLDGEGNPQSRLLCSRSRLAPIEEVTLPRLELQGALLLARLYAKIKDAFGTRISQTRWWTDSQVVLAWIRSDNTKWGVYVKNRVEKIHAATNRLDWSYVPTKLNPADLVSRGLPANKLINSETASFWLNGPSFIVNDERPVMPQLNYVTALEEAVDAPLLLTAMVGNDCDDLLSQYKHHNSFIMTRRHFAWLGRAIFNLRAPSSSVEKKSGPLQLDELEYGLQLIVRVMQATCFPNEVKEMQDSGSVTPKGSMQHLDPIVRDKIICVRGRLGNSDLADEAKVPFLVPKSHPFSRVIIRHLHEHNFHAGTELIMAEFRARFWMRDLRRTVVGVTSRCVICARARPRQYAQQMGQLPSARVNVSPAFTHTGVDLCGPFEIVSNARSGKRRTVYVCIFVCFTTKATHLEVVEDQSTSAFISALLRFVSLRGRPDTIYSDNGRNFVGAARELTLLRKTHNNREFQDEVVSLAADSGIRFSFIPPRSPNFGELWEANIKVAKRLFKAAAKGAQLNLVELQTLLYQISAILNSRPLTAIHSSPESVEALTPAHFLIGRASFTTPAPLGDDDTVGVKTRWKRVQKLAQQFWSRWRTEYLAQLRCSAKWTKRTTNLQTGQIVLVGDDNLPVGRWPMGLVVKTYVGPDGIVRVADIRTSSGIYKRNVRLLAPLPVEAAETEVSKEHSGAPDSSVSDAAPNEQLEGSAAQCPPDSTPGYVPPTTPEHEDDPPPTCGIWDGRLRPKGGRNGCGK